The Cydia splendana chromosome 8, ilCydSple1.2, whole genome shotgun sequence genome contains a region encoding:
- the LOC134792864 gene encoding uncharacterized protein LOC134792864, translated as MSREGSEEVPAIEAAQEEEFEEEQYVDVKSLPLRPPVAAAPPPQPVRRPWHPVMWDSSIIGIPPPDYSPNADEGTKPGGEYPHKQRLRNLKRLVAEGKVKPTKENLIFFLCNKFAISEERANKISC; from the exons ATGAGCCGGGAAGGCAGTGAGGAGGTTCCGGCGATAGAAGCGGCGCAGGAGGAGGAGTTCGAGGAAGAGCAGTACGTGGACGTGAAGTCGCTGCCGCTGCGGCCGCCGgtggccgccgcgccgccgccgcagccgGTGCGCCGCCCGTGGCACCCCGTCATGTGGGACAGCTCCATTATCGGCATTCCGCCACCTGACTACTCACCGAACGCTGATGAG ggtacaaaaccaggcgGCGAGTACCCGCACAAGCAGCGCCTGCGCAACCTGAAGCGGCTCGTGGCGGAGGGCAAGGTCAAACCCACCAAGGAAAACCTCATCTTCTTCCTCTGCAACAAGTTCGCCATCTCCGAGGAAAGGGCAAACAAGATTTCCTGCTAG